In Spirosoma sp. KUDC1026, the sequence CGCGACCGACGTGATTTATGAGGGCATCAATGGCCGCCAGCGGGCGCTGCAACCCGATATCGACCTTATTATTCTCGACATCAACCTGCCGGGGCTAAGTGGTTTCGAGGTGTGCCGAAGCGTGCGGGCCGAACGTCCCCAGGTGCCGATCATCATGCTGACGGCACTGGGCGAGATCGAAGACAAAGTAGAAGGGCTGGAACTTGGTGCCGACGATTACCTGGTTAAACCATTCGATTTCCGGGAGCTGATTGCCCGGGTGGCTACCTGTTTCCGGCGAGTAGGCACCCAGGTCGACTCAATACCGGACGACATCGGGCAGGTAGCCAACCTGACGGTCAATTTTTCGACCAAAGAAGTTAAGCGGGACCAGTCAACCATCGACCTGACGGCCAAGGAATTTGCCCTGCTTGAATACCTGATTCGTCGGCGCGGGCGGGTTGCCTCCAAAGCCGATCTGGCCGAGAGTGTCTGGGGACTGAATTTCGATCCCGGCACCAACGTCGTGGAGGTGTATATCAACTACCTCCGCAAAAAAATTGACCGCGACTTCGAGCCTAAACTTATACACACCCGCCCCGGAATGGGGTATGTATTGAAAGAGGAGTAAGGAGAAATAAAAAGGAGGAAGGGGAGGATGGAGGAAAGGGAAAAAAGGTGCCGTATTTCCATCCTTCTTTCCTTCCCTTACTCCCTCTCTTCCCTCTCCTCCTTCCTCCTTTTCCTCTCTCCCCTTCCCCATGACCATCCGTAACCGCATCGCGCTTCAGTTTTCGATCATTGTGGCTTCCATTCTGGTGGTGTTCTCGTTGCTGATCTATTTTGTGTCATCAACGTACCGCCGGGAGGAGTTTTATGAGCGATTGAAAAGCAAGGCCCGCACGACAGTACGGTTTCTGGTGGAGGTGAAAGAGGTGGACCGGAATCTGCTCAAGATCATTGACCGGAATACCCTGACGGCCCTCCTGGACGAGAAAGTACTGGTGTTTAACAATCGCAATCAGCTCATATACAGCAGCGTCGACGATCAGGTTATTCACTTCAACCCGTCGCTTCTGAACGAAGTCCGTCAGTTGAAAGAGGTCGAAACCTTCAGCGGCAACAACGAGCTGGTCGGCCTGTTGTATCAGCAGCGGGGTGTCGATCTGGTTGTACTGGCATCGGCCAATGACGCTTTCGGCAAAAGCAAGCTCAACAACCTGCGCATCACGTTGGGATGGGGGCTGCTGGGCGGCATCAGCCTCACGATTGGACTGGGAATTTTCTTTGCCGGGCAGTCACTGCGTCCCATCAGTCAG encodes:
- a CDS encoding response regulator transcription factor; protein product: MKTILIVEDDRRIAQNISRGLREEGYATDVIYEGINGRQRALQPDIDLIILDINLPGLSGFEVCRSVRAERPQVPIIMLTALGEIEDKVEGLELGADDYLVKPFDFRELIARVATCFRRVGTQVDSIPDDIGQVANLTVNFSTKEVKRDQSTIDLTAKEFALLEYLIRRRGRVASKADLAESVWGLNFDPGTNVVEVYINYLRKKIDRDFEPKLIHTRPGMGYVLKEE